The proteins below are encoded in one region of Clostridium pasteurianum DSM 525 = ATCC 6013:
- a CDS encoding ABC transporter ATP-binding protein produces the protein MGNIIELKNISKVHGKRVKTEVLHNVNLSIGEGDFISIVGASGSGKSTLLNIMGTLDKPTTGQVYIENKRTDKMSRRSLASLRNKEIGFIFQFHYLLPEFNTLENVLMPYRINRFFYGRKSRERAEMLLDLVGLSAVKKSKVYDLSGGQQQRVAIARALMNDTKIILADEPTGNLDSSSAENIYNVFRDINRNFNTTFVIITHDERIAEKTDRRISIKDGVVTW, from the coding sequence ATGGGTAATATTATAGAGCTGAAAAATATAAGCAAGGTACACGGTAAAAGGGTTAAAACAGAAGTGCTTCATAACGTTAATTTATCCATTGGGGAAGGAGATTTTATTTCAATTGTAGGAGCTTCCGGCAGTGGTAAAAGTACCCTTTTAAATATAATGGGAACATTAGATAAGCCTACTACTGGACAAGTCTATATTGAGAATAAAAGAACTGATAAAATGAGTAGAAGGTCTTTGGCATCACTTAGAAATAAGGAGATAGGATTTATTTTTCAATTTCATTATCTTTTACCGGAGTTTAATACCCTTGAAAATGTACTTATGCCTTATAGAATAAATAGATTTTTTTATGGAAGAAAAAGTCGTGAAAGAGCAGAGATGCTTTTGGATTTAGTGGGACTTTCTGCAGTTAAAAAGAGCAAGGTTTATGATTTATCTGGAGGACAGCAGCAAAGGGTTGCCATTGCAAGAGCCCTTATGAATGATACTAAGATAATTTTGGCAGATGAGCCTACAGGCAATCTGGATTCCAGCTCAGCAGAGAATATCTATAATGTATTCAGAGATATAAACAGAAATTTTAACACTACTTTTGTCATAATAACCCACGATGAGAGAATAGCTGAGAAAACGGACAGAAGAATTAGTATAAAGGACGGGGTAGTTACGTGGTAA
- a CDS encoding glycosyltransferase, with translation MFKFFRNIAFSDIFVLPSSTETFGNVVLEAMASGVPVIGADAGGVRNIIKHRVNGLKFKPKDSQQLIENREMRDRLKAAGTQSVANRSWDRVFNGLIGVSPTFPTKPPLRD, from the coding sequence TTGTTTAAATTTTTCAGAAATATTGCTTTCAGTGATATATTTGTATTACCTTCCTCAACGGAAACCTTTGGCAATGTAGTTTTGGAAGCTATGGCTTCTGGTGTTCCCGTTATAGGGGCAGATGCAGGAGGAGTTAGGAATATTATAAAACACAGAGTAAATGGACTTAAATTTAAGCCCAAAGATTCACAGCAGTTAATTGAAAACAGAGAAATGAGAGATAGATTAAAGGCTGCAGGAACTCAAAGCGTTGCCAATAGGTCCTGGGATAGAGTATTTAATGGCCTTATAGGGGTGTCGCCAACATTTCCGACAAAACCCCCTCTAAGGGATTAG
- a CDS encoding Tn3 family transposase: MASPEILLTEDQRLEFTQIPQNISEWEIARYYTLTENDIEIVNRHRRNYNRLGFAVQLCVLRNPGWSLGNTQEIPESILCYISEQLNINPKEFDLYFKRENTRMEHFQEIREIYGYRTYSDKDYNYLIDYLVPLAMDNDNVFRLMKAAIAELRNKMIILPGITTIERVVNEVITKADNLVIDIINNSLTESQKKSLDFIIESPNEDTKTTLAWLKEDPGQSTPNAFLEVIKRLDRIRDLKLDLNIESVHPNRIRQLSRLGSKYEPYSFRRFEDNKRYAMLALYLYDLSQTLVDLAIDIHDRQINIFLSKGRKEQESIQKQNGKFLNEKVIQFVDIGAALIKAKNESLDPFETIEAVMPWDKIIKSVEEAKNLARPINYDYIDLLDKRYSQLRKYTPALLKHLQFSSTNKSLESLIDALDVINKVNETGKRKLPEDVPSDFISNRWNKYVFEPDGNINRHYYEIAAYTELKNRIRSGDIAVNGSRNYKNFDEYLLSKNDWNDKKLLTPKIAVSLDFEHYITERMDSLNKRLQWVSKNADKLDGVSIGTDRIHVEKLEKETPEEAKLLSERLYKLLPRVKLTDLLIEVSKWTGFDKNFVHASTGNACNSQEKTILMATLMAMGTNIGLVKMSDATPGITYRQMANTAQWRMYDDAMKRSQATLVNYQYKQFLSSYWGDGSTSSSDGMRVQVGVSALNSEHNPHYGSEKGATIYRHVSDQYSSFYTKVINTNARDAVHVIDGLLYHETELSIDEHYTDTAGYTDQIFGLSHLLGFHFAPRIRDISELMLYSFNKPSNYSKIEKIIKGNINLKIIRENYDDVLRLTQSISEGKVSASLIMGKLGSYARQNSLATALREIGRIEKTIFLLDYISNKPLRRRIQRGLNKGEFMNALARAIFFGKRGELRERELQDQLQRASALNIIINAISVWNTAYLQKAIEHLKHTSSIDESLLEHIAPLGWEHINFLGEYKFELRGVHESDDLRPLNLGI, encoded by the coding sequence GTGGCATCACCAGAAATTTTACTTACAGAAGATCAAAGGCTTGAATTTACCCAGATACCTCAAAATATAAGCGAATGGGAGATTGCAAGATATTATACCCTAACTGAGAATGATATTGAAATTGTTAATCGCCACAGAAGAAATTATAATCGTCTAGGATTTGCTGTACAATTATGTGTTCTTCGTAACCCTGGATGGTCTTTAGGTAATACACAAGAAATACCTGAATCAATATTGTGTTATATTTCAGAGCAACTTAATATAAATCCAAAAGAATTTGATCTGTATTTTAAAAGAGAAAATACAAGGATGGAACATTTTCAAGAAATACGTGAGATCTATGGATATAGAACATATTCAGATAAAGATTACAATTATCTAATTGATTATCTTGTGCCTCTTGCTATGGATAATGATAATGTATTTCGTCTTATGAAAGCTGCAATTGCTGAATTAAGAAATAAAATGATTATTCTTCCTGGTATCACTACAATTGAGAGAGTTGTAAATGAAGTTATAACAAAAGCTGATAATTTAGTTATTGATATTATAAATAATTCATTGACTGAATCCCAAAAGAAATCTTTAGATTTTATTATAGAATCACCAAATGAAGATACTAAAACAACACTTGCATGGTTAAAAGAAGATCCAGGACAATCAACACCAAACGCATTTCTTGAAGTGATAAAAAGACTTGATAGAATAAGAGATTTAAAGCTTGATTTAAATATTGAAAGTGTTCATCCCAATAGAATTAGACAACTATCAAGACTTGGATCTAAATATGAACCATATTCATTTAGGCGATTTGAGGATAATAAACGATATGCTATGCTTGCTTTATATTTATATGATCTGAGCCAAACGCTTGTTGATCTTGCTATAGATATTCATGATAGACAAATTAATATATTCCTTTCAAAAGGTCGTAAAGAGCAGGAATCAATTCAAAAGCAAAACGGAAAATTCCTTAATGAAAAGGTTATTCAATTCGTAGATATTGGCGCAGCCTTAATCAAAGCTAAAAATGAAAGTCTTGATCCATTTGAAACAATTGAAGCCGTAATGCCTTGGGATAAAATAATTAAATCTGTAGAAGAAGCAAAAAATTTAGCAAGACCAATAAATTATGACTATATAGACTTGTTGGACAAAAGATATTCCCAGTTACGAAAGTACACACCTGCTTTATTAAAACATCTTCAGTTTAGTTCAACAAATAAATCATTAGAGTCTTTAATAGATGCACTGGACGTTATCAATAAGGTGAATGAAACAGGTAAAAGAAAACTTCCTGAGGATGTACCATCGGATTTTATTTCTAACCGTTGGAACAAGTATGTATTTGAACCTGATGGTAATATTAATCGTCACTATTATGAGATAGCAGCGTATACAGAACTGAAAAATAGAATACGTTCTGGCGATATTGCAGTGAATGGCAGTAGGAATTATAAAAATTTTGATGAATACTTATTATCTAAAAATGATTGGAATGATAAGAAATTACTTACACCTAAGATAGCTGTAAGTCTTGATTTTGAACATTATATCACTGAAAGGATGGATTCTTTGAATAAACGTCTTCAATGGGTTTCCAAGAATGCTGATAAATTAGATGGTGTAAGCATCGGTACTGATAGAATCCATGTTGAGAAGCTTGAAAAAGAAACTCCTGAAGAAGCAAAATTATTAAGTGAAAGACTATATAAGCTACTCCCTAGAGTGAAGCTTACAGATCTTCTTATTGAAGTATCCAAGTGGACAGGTTTTGATAAAAATTTTGTTCATGCTTCCACAGGTAATGCTTGTAATAGTCAAGAAAAAACAATTTTAATGGCTACATTAATGGCAATGGGAACAAACATTGGATTAGTAAAAATGTCAGATGCTACTCCTGGTATAACATATCGCCAAATGGCTAATACAGCCCAATGGCGTATGTATGATGATGCTATGAAAAGGTCACAAGCAACTTTGGTTAATTATCAATATAAACAATTTTTATCATCATATTGGGGTGATGGAAGCACATCATCTTCAGATGGAATGAGGGTACAGGTTGGAGTATCAGCATTAAATTCAGAGCATAATCCACATTATGGATCAGAAAAGGGTGCTACAATTTATAGGCACGTTAGCGACCAATACTCAAGCTTTTACACTAAAGTTATAAATACTAATGCAAGAGATGCAGTTCATGTAATTGATGGTCTACTTTACCATGAAACAGAACTCAGTATTGATGAACACTATACTGATACTGCTGGTTATACTGATCAAATATTTGGGTTAAGTCATTTACTAGGATTTCATTTTGCTCCAAGAATAAGAGATATATCTGAGCTCATGCTTTATTCCTTTAACAAACCAAGTAACTACTCTAAGATAGAAAAAATAATCAAAGGAAATATTAATTTAAAAATAATTAGAGAAAATTATGATGATGTTTTAAGGTTAACCCAATCAATAAGTGAAGGTAAGGTATCAGCTTCCCTTATTATGGGTAAATTAGGTTCCTATGCTAGACAAAATAGTCTTGCTACTGCCCTTCGAGAAATTGGAAGAATAGAGAAAACTATATTTTTACTTGATTATATTTCAAATAAGCCCTTGCGTAGACGCATACAAAGAGGCTTAAATAAAGGGGAATTTATGAATGCTTTAGCTAGAGCAATATTTTTTGGTAAACGTGGAGAACTTAGAGAACGTGAACTACAGGATCAGCTACAAAGGGCTAGTGCATTAAATATCATTATAAACGCTATAAGTGTTTGGAATACTGCATACTTACAGAAAGCAATTGAACACCTTAAACATACAAGCAGCATTGATGAAAGTTTATTAGAGCATATAGCACCACTTGGATGGGAACATATAAATTTTCTTGGAGAATACAAATTTGAACTTAGAGGCGTTCATGAAAGTGATGATTTAAGACCTTTAAATTTAGGTATTTAG
- a CDS encoding recombinase family protein: MNIGYARVSTEEQNLDRQIDILKQAGCNRIYEEKVSGIKKERTELNKILDQIRTGDVIIIADLTRLSRSVKDLFSIVEQIEEKGANIKSIKESWVDTTTAQGKLMFTIFAGISQFERDLISQRTIEGLNAARARGKKGGRPKTNDKDIKLALKMYNSKNYSITEIRKATGVSKTTLYRYINSNK, encoded by the coding sequence GTGAATATAGGTTATGCTAGAGTAAGTACTGAAGAACAAAACTTAGATAGGCAAATAGATATACTAAAACAGGCTGGTTGCAATAGAATTTATGAAGAAAAAGTATCAGGTATAAAAAAAGAACGTACTGAACTTAATAAGATATTAGATCAAATTCGTACTGGTGATGTAATAATAATAGCAGATCTTACAAGATTGAGTAGAAGTGTTAAAGATCTTTTTAGCATTGTAGAGCAGATTGAAGAAAAAGGAGCTAACATTAAATCCATTAAGGAATCTTGGGTTGATACTACAACAGCACAAGGGAAACTTATGTTTACTATTTTTGCAGGTATTAGTCAGTTTGAACGAGACCTCATATCGCAAAGAACAATAGAAGGACTTAATGCAGCACGTGCAAGAGGAAAAAAAGGTGGACGTCCAAAGACAAATGATAAAGATATTAAGTTAGCACTTAAGATGTATAATAGCAAAAATTACAGCATTACTGAAATTAGAAAAGCAACTGGTGTCAGTAAAACTACTCTTTATCGATATATCAATAGCAATAAATAG
- a CDS encoding DUF6973 domain-containing protein — protein sequence MKKKYISFLVATLLVTTLSSSIVFAKTSTTLNNTEQVNVLHKSYDDIIKEKGEVLSYDDFTNILNEVKNNNKELTNDYAKKLIVDKINEKVNSTIVTPSYTIWGKNLNSAELALVAAYPSQAVFVYADANTALSTAQSLYQSSTLYLGNGDAFRHTYWNGLMAKDIGETYASYFANAHEAQTPSGPDKTMDLNNNDVGRRLARYTSRSNLKSEVIRYCDNGWLNRVVNGVLTVTDSSGKL from the coding sequence ATGAAAAAAAAGTATATAAGTTTTTTAGTTGCAACACTCTTGGTGACTACTTTATCAAGTTCCATTGTATTTGCTAAAACTAGTACAACCTTAAATAACACAGAACAAGTAAATGTATTACATAAAAGTTATGATGATATTATAAAAGAAAAGGGTGAAGTTCTATCATACGATGATTTTACTAATATTTTAAATGAAGTAAAAAACAATAATAAAGAGCTAACTAATGATTATGCTAAAAAGTTAATTGTGGACAAAATTAATGAAAAAGTAAACTCTACTATCGTTACACCATCATATACTATATGGGGAAAAAATTTAAACAGTGCTGAATTAGCACTTGTAGCAGCATATCCTTCCCAAGCTGTATTTGTTTATGCTGATGCTAATACAGCTTTATCAACTGCACAATCATTGTATCAAAGTAGTACTTTATATTTAGGTAACGGTGATGCATTTAGGCATACATATTGGAATGGATTAATGGCCAAAGATATAGGCGAGACTTATGCTAGTTATTTTGCTAATGCTCATGAAGCTCAAACACCTAGTGGACCAGATAAAACTATGGATTTAAATAATAATGATGTTGGTAGACGATTAGCTCGCTATACCAGTAGATCAAATTTAAAATCAGAAGTTATAAGATACTGTGATAATGGATGGTTAAATAGGGTTGTAAATGGTGTTCTTACTGTTACGGATTCAAGTGGTAAACTATAA
- a CDS encoding DsrE family protein — protein sequence MQEHKIIFHIDQMDKWDILLKDVDILLKALSNKKFHIEVLATSEAFKFYDVNENTNANISLMRNLNKKGVKFIVGKNHLINNNLDMKRLLNFVDTVPVGSLELINKQNDGYICLEAWDPFNTINKAC from the coding sequence ATGCAAGAACACAAAATTATATTTCATATTGATCAGATGGACAAATGGGATATACTGTTAAAAGATGTAGATATATTATTGAAGGCTTTAAGTAATAAAAAATTTCATATTGAAGTTTTAGCTACTTCAGAAGCTTTTAAATTCTACGATGTTAATGAGAACACTAATGCAAATATAAGTTTGATGAGAAATTTAAACAAAAAAGGCGTAAAATTTATTGTTGGCAAAAATCACCTGATAAATAACAACCTAGATATGAAAAGATTGCTTAATTTTGTAGATACGGTTCCCGTTGGATCTTTAGAACTTATAAATAAACAAAATGATGGTTACATTTGTCTGGAAGCTTGGGACCCATTTAACACTATCAATAAAGCTTGTTAG
- a CDS encoding FAD-dependent oxidoreductase encodes MKKEHEILFETVKIGKLEIKNRFAMAPMGPMGLGDSQGGFNKRGIDYYTERAKGGTGLIITGVTQVDNLVENHIGTGFPCATENHTQFLRTSREMIERIHAYDSKIFIQLGGGFGRVLYTPNKIETIAPSPIKNVWTDVTCREVTVDEIKHIVKMFGKAALNAKNAGFDGVQIHAVHEGYLMDQFATAFYNHRTDEYGGSLENRLRYAREVVEEIRKTCGPDFPVTLRYTLKSFIKDWKNGALPGEEFEEKGRDIEEGIKAAKLLVSYGYDALDVDVGTYDSWWWNHPPMYQKKGLYIPYAKILKENVDVPILCAGRMDNPDMAAKAVKDGACDIVSLGRPLLADAHYVNKLRAEHLQSIRPCLSCHEGCLGRMFTYVALNCAVNPEACRESVTRLAPVLKKKKILIIGGGVAGCEAARVLAIRGHEPVIYEKSSRLGGNLIPGGMPDFKEDDHALARWYEHELDSLHVEIHLNKELTSEEVKKYNSDAVIVATGSTPKIFDLGNNKNILTAVDVLNGKVDPGKKTVVIGGGLVGCEISLWLAKKGVSVTIVETLNKLLSVNAPSCPANSKMLEKLVPFNGVHVLTSSTVTEATEKGVIINENGRNSKLIECDSVILAVGYNSERSIYDDLKNEIPEIYVLGDSRKVSNIMYAIWDAYEIASGI; translated from the coding sequence TTGAAAAAAGAGCATGAAATCTTATTTGAAACTGTAAAAATTGGAAAATTGGAAATTAAGAATAGATTTGCCATGGCACCAATGGGACCTATGGGTTTAGGTGATTCTCAGGGAGGATTTAACAAACGAGGCATAGACTATTATACTGAGCGTGCAAAAGGTGGAACAGGTCTTATTATTACAGGGGTTACCCAGGTCGATAATTTAGTTGAAAATCATATTGGTACAGGTTTTCCCTGTGCAACAGAAAATCACACACAATTTTTAAGAACTTCAAGAGAGATGATAGAGCGTATTCATGCCTATGATTCAAAAATATTTATACAATTAGGCGGCGGATTTGGAAGAGTACTTTATACTCCTAATAAAATTGAAACTATAGCACCATCACCTATAAAAAATGTTTGGACTGATGTAACTTGTCGTGAAGTAACGGTAGATGAGATTAAACATATTGTTAAAATGTTTGGGAAAGCTGCCCTTAATGCAAAAAACGCAGGCTTTGATGGTGTACAAATACATGCAGTACATGAAGGTTATCTAATGGATCAATTTGCCACTGCCTTTTATAATCATAGAACTGATGAATATGGTGGATCTCTTGAAAATAGACTACGCTACGCCCGTGAAGTAGTTGAAGAAATAAGAAAAACCTGTGGACCAGATTTTCCTGTCACTTTGCGTTATACACTAAAAAGTTTTATAAAGGATTGGAAAAATGGTGCATTACCAGGTGAAGAATTTGAAGAAAAGGGTCGTGATATTGAAGAAGGTATCAAAGCCGCTAAGCTTCTTGTAAGTTACGGTTATGATGCTCTTGATGTGGATGTTGGAACTTATGACTCATGGTGGTGGAATCATCCTCCAATGTATCAGAAAAAAGGCTTATATATACCTTATGCTAAAATACTTAAGGAAAACGTAGATGTACCAATTCTTTGTGCTGGAAGAATGGATAATCCTGACATGGCAGCTAAAGCAGTAAAAGATGGTGCCTGCGATATTGTAAGTCTTGGACGTCCTCTTTTAGCAGATGCCCACTACGTTAATAAATTAAGAGCTGAACACTTACAATCTATCCGACCTTGTCTTTCATGCCATGAGGGATGCCTTGGACGTATGTTTACCTATGTGGCTCTTAATTGTGCAGTAAATCCAGAGGCTTGTCGTGAAAGTGTAACCCGACTTGCACCTGTACTAAAGAAAAAGAAAATTTTAATTATAGGTGGAGGAGTTGCAGGCTGTGAAGCGGCAAGAGTACTTGCAATTAGAGGACATGAACCTGTTATTTATGAGAAAAGCAGCAGACTTGGTGGAAATTTGATTCCTGGTGGAATGCCAGACTTTAAAGAAGATGACCATGCATTAGCTAGATGGTATGAGCATGAGCTTGATTCACTTCATGTTGAAATACATTTAAATAAAGAACTAACTTCTGAAGAAGTTAAAAAGTATAATTCTGATGCAGTAATAGTTGCCACTGGGTCCACACCAAAGATATTTGATCTTGGTAATAATAAAAATATTCTTACTGCGGTAGATGTACTTAATGGCAAAGTTGACCCAGGAAAGAAAACTGTCGTTATAGGTGGCGGACTTGTTGGCTGTGAAATTTCCCTTTGGCTAGCTAAAAAAGGTGTCAGTGTTACTATTGTAGAAACGTTAAATAAGCTTCTTTCAGTAAATGCACCATCTTGCCCCGCTAATAGTAAAATGCTTGAGAAACTTGTTCCTTTTAATGGTGTTCATGTTTTAACATCCTCTACTGTAACTGAAGCTACAGAAAAAGGAGTAATAATAAATGAAAATGGAAGGAATTCCAAACTTATTGAATGTGATAGTGTTATCTTAGCAGTGGGGTATAATTCCGAAAGATCCATATATGATGATTTAAAGAACGAAATACCAGAAATATATGTACTTGGTGATTCACGAAAGGTTTCAAATATCATGTATGCTATTTGGGATGCTTATGAGATTGCTTCAGGTATTTAA
- a CDS encoding methyl-accepting chemotaxis protein encodes MQDENNKILEAFSTVMPYLKIIFDNEAAFSITDTEKYIDVLVNKDLPINASVGDPVSKKGAIYDAIKTGKTIIKDVPKDAYGVAFKSYAIPIKDENEKVIGAIVTGKSIEKRLKVNEFSQELANSLSEISKAIQDIAKKSEDLLYSNQVILEEVKKATKTTENTDEIVDFVKQVSNQTNLLGLNASIEAARAGESGRGFSVVAQEIRKLSNSSSESIKKIDLVLKEIGSGVSNIAAGVEKSNSFFEEQSTSFQEITAAIEEINAHAHVLSEMAKKL; translated from the coding sequence ATGCAAGATGAAAACAATAAAATACTAGAAGCCTTTTCTACAGTAATGCCCTATCTAAAAATAATTTTTGACAATGAAGCTGCCTTTTCAATAACTGATACTGAAAAGTACATAGATGTACTTGTAAATAAGGATCTACCTATCAATGCATCTGTAGGAGATCCAGTTTCTAAAAAGGGCGCAATTTATGATGCTATTAAAACAGGTAAAACTATAATTAAAGATGTTCCAAAAGATGCCTATGGAGTAGCCTTTAAATCTTATGCTATACCAATAAAGGATGAAAATGAAAAAGTTATTGGTGCAATTGTAACTGGAAAAAGTATAGAAAAGAGATTAAAGGTAAACGAATTTTCACAAGAGTTAGCAAATTCACTAAGTGAAATATCTAAGGCAATACAGGATATAGCAAAAAAATCTGAAGATTTACTATACTCAAATCAGGTCATACTGGAAGAAGTTAAGAAAGCAACTAAAACCACAGAAAATACAGACGAAATAGTGGACTTTGTAAAACAAGTTTCCAATCAAACAAATTTACTTGGATTAAATGCATCAATTGAAGCTGCAAGAGCTGGTGAATCAGGAAGAGGTTTTAGTGTTGTTGCACAGGAAATACGAAAACTATCTAATTCCAGCAGTGAATCAATAAAAAAGATTGATTTAGTGTTAAAAGAAATAGGAAGTGGAGTTTCAAACATAGCAGCTGGAGTTGAAAAATCCAATTCCTTCTTTGAAGAACAATCAACATCCTTTCAGGAAATTACAGCAGCAATAGAGGAAATTAATGCCCATGCACACGTTTTAAGTGAAATGGCGAAAAAATTATAG
- a CDS encoding amidase domain-containing protein — protein sequence MNNFEKTIKKLGLVVISFLLIFSPISKAHAEENINDVNEIKGIVSKYFNDEFESIKKGQAISQDDTISNNKLKEFIDLKYSREALWFKKINNQLTKYSINIDYNSIDFNENSCIINISKYTEFSFSNIPDTVSKEWGNHVLTLKKINNKWFIDEDIDKSDTNTDDISNKKTLTNNDNSDTIIDKKIASLKTSNIDTDINEYKQFIKKIKESKEKNNLIKSSNLITPMGSFGGHKWQVDYNRTAAVNYAHKWANSYNPEYWQYSNDCTNFVSQCIFAGAPQTNPLWYGSYIMSSNAWVNVKGLWNFLINNTSEGPVAMDNTHYLDMDYGDPIEFWSYYEKDYSHAVIVTKIDWEGDGVCYSGHTSPRLDYPLSMAYASGSYDPSKTRTAHIFGYNTIWK from the coding sequence ATGAATAATTTTGAAAAAACTATTAAAAAATTAGGATTAGTTGTAATATCATTTTTACTAATATTTTCACCTATTAGTAAAGCTCACGCAGAAGAAAATATTAATGATGTAAATGAAATTAAGGGGATTGTTAGTAAATATTTTAATGATGAATTTGAATCTATAAAAAAAGGACAAGCAATTAGTCAGGATGATACTATTTCTAATAATAAACTTAAAGAATTTATAGATTTAAAATATTCTAGAGAGGCATTATGGTTTAAAAAAATTAATAATCAATTAACAAAATACTCTATTAATATAGATTATAATTCAATAGATTTTAATGAAAATAGTTGTATAATTAACATTTCTAAATATACTGAATTCTCATTTAGTAATATTCCTGATACAGTTTCTAAAGAATGGGGTAACCATGTACTTACATTAAAGAAAATAAATAATAAATGGTTTATAGATGAAGATATAGATAAAAGTGATACTAATACTGATGATATTTCAAATAAAAAAACTTTGACAAATAATGATAATAGTGACACTATTATTGATAAAAAAATTGCTTCTTTAAAAACAAGTAATATTGATACTGATATTAATGAATATAAACAATTTATAAAAAAAATTAAAGAATCCAAAGAAAAAAATAATTTAATTAAATCATCAAATCTTATAACACCAATGGGTTCTTTTGGAGGACATAAATGGCAAGTGGATTATAATCGAACAGCTGCTGTTAATTATGCTCATAAATGGGCAAATTCATATAATCCTGAGTATTGGCAATATAGTAATGATTGTACTAATTTTGTTTCTCAATGTATTTTTGCAGGAGCACCGCAAACAAATCCGCTTTGGTATGGAAGTTATATAATGTCATCGAATGCTTGGGTTAATGTGAAAGGTCTTTGGAATTTTTTAATAAATAATACTTCTGAAGGACCTGTAGCAATGGATAATACTCATTATTTAGATATGGATTATGGTGATCCTATTGAATTCTGGAGCTATTATGAAAAAGATTATAGTCATGCTGTTATTGTAACAAAGATAGATTGGGAAGGAGATGGCGTATGTTATTCTGGACATACATCACCTAGATTAGATTATCCATTATCTATGGCATATGCAAGTGGGTCTTACGATCCTTCCAAAACAAGAACAGCTCACATATTTGGATATAATACTATTTGGAAATAA
- a CDS encoding site-specific integrase, with translation MERVEPIRSEKKINDLKKYLLGSGSMRNYALIVLGLNTALRISDILQLTWEDVYDFEEKTFKTHVYIKEQKTGKDKKFLLNKNAIEGLLKHKRKLSHINPSDYIFSSRNGVNKAITRYMAIKIIKDSCAAVGIKEHVGCHSLRKTFGYHSWKKGVPVPVLMELFNHSTQAITKLYLGISQDDIDDVYRLVEL, from the coding sequence ATGGAAAGAGTTGAACCCATAAGATCAGAAAAAAAGATTAATGATCTGAAAAAGTACCTTCTTGGATCAGGAAGCATGAGAAATTATGCTTTAATTGTACTTGGACTTAATACAGCACTAAGGATTTCAGATATACTGCAGCTGACCTGGGAGGATGTATATGACTTTGAAGAAAAGACCTTTAAAACTCATGTATATATAAAAGAGCAGAAGACAGGTAAGGATAAGAAGTTTCTTTTGAATAAAAATGCAATAGAAGGCCTTTTAAAGCATAAAAGAAAACTTAGTCATATAAATCCATCAGACTATATTTTCAGCAGCCGCAACGGTGTAAATAAAGCCATAACCAGGTACATGGCCATAAAGATAATAAAGGATAGCTGTGCAGCAGTAGGAATAAAAGAACATGTAGGCTGCCATTCACTAAGAAAGACCTTTGGATATCATTCCTGGAAGAAGGGAGTACCTGTGCCGGTGCTGATGGAGCTGTTCAATCATTCTACTCAGGCCATAACTAAATTGTATCTTGGTATATCCCAGGATGATATTGATGATGTTTACCGTCTCGTCGAATTATAA
- a CDS encoding prevent-host-death family protein produces the protein MKVGVAMMDTKPVITKDQIVKSSIISKRLGQYKEKAKENPVYISDNGSIDTVLLSYDYYENMYKRLAELEAKEEEKILSQRIESLNINPSKAVSWKDIRR, from the coding sequence ATGAAAGTGGGTGTTGCAATGATGGATACCAAGCCTGTTATTACTAAAGATCAAATAGTAAAGTCATCTATAATTTCTAAGAGATTAGGTCAGTATAAGGAAAAGGCAAAAGAAAATCCAGTATATATTTCTGATAATGGATCTATAGATACAGTTTTACTTTCATATGACTATTATGAAAATATGTACAAAAGGTTAGCAGAACTAGAAGCAAAAGAAGAAGAAAAAATATTATCTCAAAGAATAGAAAGTCTTAATATTAACCCATCTAAAGCAGTTTCTTGGAAAGATATAAGACGTTAG